One Candidatus Poribacteria bacterium genomic region harbors:
- the hflX gene encoding GTPase HflX, with amino-acid sequence MQELYDTRAPNPPSRAILVGVKLRNNSIDETEESLQELQQLTETAGIEVVCKTIQPRNAPNPTYFIGEGKVEEELKPLVEELDADAIIFDEELSPAQNRNLERALEVATIDRTGLILQVFAQRALTKEARLQVALAQLEYALPRLTRMWTHLSRLATGGGGSRRLRGPGETQLEMDRRWVRGNIAHVRKALDAVEKQRHTQRRNRSEKIKVSLVGYTNAGKSTLFNVLTGEAVLAEDKLFATLDSTTRKVDLPQKQQILLSDTVGFIKKLPHQLVAAFKATLEEVLEADLLLHVIDVSHPEAEAQIAAVNVVLEELDATDIPMFMVLNKIDRLKNDEELHLLQCQYPEALPISAQRGDGIPALIDALAHRFAERGTELSLCIPYTEGKVLDLLHKHGIVLETEYADEAVHVKARLPNRYLKSVSQFLVSS; translated from the coding sequence ATGCAAGAACTTTATGATACACGTGCACCAAATCCGCCTTCACGTGCAATTTTAGTGGGCGTAAAACTCCGAAATAATTCAATTGATGAAACCGAAGAATCGCTACAAGAGCTCCAGCAACTCACAGAGACTGCTGGTATTGAAGTCGTTTGTAAGACAATTCAACCACGCAATGCACCAAATCCAACCTATTTCATTGGTGAAGGCAAGGTTGAAGAAGAACTCAAGCCTCTCGTTGAAGAGTTAGACGCAGACGCGATTATTTTTGACGAGGAACTGTCACCAGCACAAAATCGGAATCTTGAGAGGGCACTTGAGGTCGCTACAATTGACCGGACGGGGCTCATTCTTCAGGTTTTCGCGCAACGCGCACTTACCAAGGAAGCGCGCTTACAAGTCGCATTGGCGCAACTCGAATATGCACTTCCACGCCTCACTCGGATGTGGACACACCTGTCACGACTTGCGACGGGTGGCGGTGGCAGTAGACGTCTCCGGGGTCCCGGCGAAACGCAGCTTGAAATGGACAGACGCTGGGTCCGCGGGAATATCGCACATGTTAGAAAAGCACTTGATGCCGTTGAAAAGCAACGCCATACGCAGCGGCGAAATCGGTCTGAAAAAATCAAGGTGTCTCTCGTGGGGTATACCAATGCGGGGAAATCAACGCTATTTAACGTCCTAACAGGCGAAGCCGTTTTGGCTGAGGATAAATTGTTCGCGACTTTAGATTCTACCACGCGGAAGGTGGATTTGCCCCAAAAGCAACAAATTCTGTTGAGCGACACCGTCGGATTTATCAAGAAATTACCACACCAGTTAGTCGCGGCATTCAAGGCTACGCTCGAAGAAGTCTTAGAAGCAGATCTTTTGCTTCATGTTATCGATGTGAGTCACCCAGAAGCAGAGGCGCAGATAGCGGCTGTGAATGTAGTCCTTGAAGAATTGGATGCTACCGATATTCCGATGTTCATGGTTTTGAATAAAATTGATAGGCTCAAAAATGATGAGGAATTGCACCTCTTGCAGTGCCAATATCCAGAGGCTTTGCCGATCTCAGCACAACGCGGCGATGGCATTCCAGCGTTAATAGATGCTTTGGCACATCGTTTTGCTGAACGTGGCACGGAACTCTCTCTCTGTATTCCGTATACAGAGGGGAAAGTGCTCGACTTATTGCATAAGCACGGTATAGTACTTGAGACTGAATACGCAGATGAAGCCGTTCATGTCAAAGCACGCTTGCCGAACCGTTATCTCAAATCGGTCTCTCAATTTTTGGTTTCTTCCTAA
- a CDS encoding sugar phosphate isomerase/epimerase has protein sequence MKIGVTQIILGGMSLNDTLSLCQDAGYDAVELTFSEGQDTDINMSDTELRGIADTCENAGIEISSITAGYADRGNLLSLDATQREKGAVSLARGVEVAGALGVGGILLHPGQLTVEGTYQQVWDNLVGVLKDLAPSAAAHQVAIGLENVWNKFLLSPKEMRDIVDEVDSDWVGTYLDTANMMAYGYPEHWIRELAHRIKRVHFKDFSRGAHQFVNLLDGDTDWQAVMAAFRAIGYDGYVIHEVGGDRDAQIDLAKRMREIVAM, from the coding sequence ATGAAGATAGGTGTTACGCAAATTATCCTTGGCGGTATGTCACTGAACGATACGCTTTCCCTCTGTCAAGATGCCGGTTACGATGCCGTTGAACTCACTTTCAGTGAGGGACAGGACACCGACATCAATATGAGCGATACGGAGTTACGCGGCATTGCCGATACATGTGAAAACGCAGGTATTGAAATCAGCAGTATCACAGCAGGGTACGCGGATCGCGGGAATTTGCTTAGCTTGGATGCCACCCAACGTGAAAAGGGAGCGGTCTCTCTCGCTCGCGGTGTGGAAGTCGCGGGTGCACTCGGTGTCGGTGGTATTTTACTGCATCCAGGACAACTTACTGTTGAGGGAACTTACCAACAGGTCTGGGATAACCTCGTGGGTGTATTGAAAGATCTGGCACCTTCCGCGGCGGCGCACCAAGTCGCAATCGGACTTGAGAACGTCTGGAACAAATTTCTACTCAGCCCGAAAGAGATGCGTGATATTGTAGACGAGGTAGACAGTGATTGGGTAGGCACTTATCTTGATACTGCGAATATGATGGCTTACGGTTACCCGGAGCATTGGATCCGTGAACTCGCACATCGCATCAAGCGGGTACACTTCAAGGATTTCTCCCGTGGGGCGCACCAGTTTGTTAATCTCTTAGATGGCGATACAGATTGGCAAGCGGTTATGGCGGCGTTCCGTGCGATCGGTTACGATGGCTATGTTATCCACGAAGTCGGTGGCGATAGAGACGCACAAATTGACCTCGCGAAGCGGATGCGTGAAATCGTTGCGATGTAA
- a CDS encoding M24 family metallopeptidase, with product MKTTEIQAELAALGLDGWLLYDFRGINPIAQNVAGLAEAHITRRWFCLIPAQGEPRWLVHKIETSNFTSVQGTVALYAGWEELNKKMRALLATPQPPLSGGQDGDSGIKTVAMEYSPNAEIPYVSRVDAGTLEWIRSMGVAVHTSAELAQRMEARLSEAQATGHQTSARLVLQAKDYAFKWIGSQLRDGKTITEYDVQQVILGQFDEMDLVTDYPPIVAANAKSSDPHYAPTSTDTQEIKIGDFILIDLWAKQKDPDAVFADTTWVAYAGKTVPGRYVEIFDIVKEARDRAVQFIREKWAADAPIHGYEVDDCVRGYITEKGYGEFFIHRTGHNIGTVIHGNGVNLDNLETRDARALISGICFSIEPGIYLTDFGVRTEIDVFLAGPGRDGVKVTTAPVQNRVLPLL from the coding sequence ATGAAAACAACAGAGATTCAAGCTGAATTGGCAGCGTTAGGATTAGATGGATGGCTCCTCTACGATTTCCGTGGGATAAACCCGATTGCACAGAACGTGGCAGGCTTAGCAGAAGCACATATAACACGTCGCTGGTTCTGTCTCATCCCCGCACAGGGTGAACCGCGGTGGCTGGTCCATAAGATTGAGACATCTAACTTCACAAGTGTCCAAGGCACCGTCGCGCTTTATGCGGGTTGGGAAGAGCTTAACAAAAAGATGCGTGCACTGCTTGCAACCCCCCAACCCCCCTTATCAGGGGGGCAAGACGGAGATTCCGGTATCAAAACCGTTGCAATGGAGTATTCGCCAAACGCTGAAATCCCTTATGTTTCACGGGTAGATGCCGGCACTTTGGAGTGGATTCGTTCGATGGGCGTTGCGGTGCACACATCCGCGGAACTCGCACAGCGGATGGAAGCGCGTCTGAGTGAGGCACAGGCAACCGGACATCAGACATCCGCACGCCTCGTGCTACAGGCGAAAGACTATGCCTTTAAATGGATCGGTTCACAACTGCGTGATGGAAAAACAATTACGGAATATGACGTTCAGCAAGTGATTCTCGGACAATTCGATGAGATGGATTTAGTTACGGATTACCCACCGATCGTGGCTGCGAACGCCAAGAGCAGCGATCCGCATTATGCCCCGACTTCAACAGACACCCAAGAGATTAAAATCGGCGACTTTATCTTAATCGACTTATGGGCAAAACAGAAAGATCCCGATGCGGTCTTCGCAGATACAACATGGGTGGCTTATGCGGGTAAAACGGTTCCGGGGAGATATGTCGAAATCTTCGATATTGTCAAGGAGGCACGGGATAGAGCCGTGCAGTTCATCCGTGAGAAATGGGCTGCCGATGCACCGATTCACGGTTACGAAGTGGACGACTGCGTCCGAGGGTATATCACTGAAAAAGGATACGGAGAATTCTTTATTCACCGCACGGGACACAACATCGGCACAGTTATCCACGGGAACGGTGTGAATTTAGATAACTTAGAGACGCGCGATGCGCGTGCGTTGATTTCTGGGATCTGTTTTTCGATTGAGCCGGGCATCTACCTTACCGACTTCGGCGTTCGGACAGAAATTGACGTTTTCTTAGCCGGTCCAGGGAGAGACGGCGTAAAAGTGACAACCGCGCCCGTTCAAAATCGGGTATTGCCGTTGCTGTAA